A genomic stretch from Pararhizobium sp. IMCC21322 includes:
- a CDS encoding endonuclease/exonuclease/phosphatase family protein, whose amino-acid sequence MLVICLIFICALIIGDSEKGEIMKLILSLMLLALTFISSAHSEPVSFVAWNVEDYDFGGREPQNGSDGAIIATQLRDDFNGIDIFGLTEVHSESAMQVYATMAAADEDISYQYIFTRSGGWLRMGMIFNADRFDVINSQELDFGLSSVRTRFPLAVTFKDKTRDVTFVAVLVHLARGNSDVRELQARRLAEWAAENSEPVIAFGDFNFDYNVTNDSHNGGYSALLDSGYFSWLEPANRADTSWSGDIIDQYPDSILDFVFAGGEAKNWLYESFVYVRDGDFPDNSDTADHRPVVAVVEPAVGNALEPDFSYLLPKLNLDEVMVSELSAGAPSVTRVETTRPEALKSAQATLQGSKLEDFNLNGGSGSGGGGPTGEQLARLRSAAANYQSVLGELGYLTPDANPGDYPPSLLPYIRSEQREKFIQDLGLHGYITPDADPNDFPSSLLPYIRGLQNRPLLDGDNGR is encoded by the coding sequence TTGCTGGTCATTTGCTTGATTTTTATCTGTGCATTGATTATCGGCGATAGCGAAAAAGGTGAAATCATGAAGCTGATACTATCTTTAATGTTACTAGCTTTAACTTTTATTAGTAGCGCTCACAGTGAACCCGTTTCATTTGTTGCATGGAACGTTGAAGACTACGACTTTGGCGGCCGTGAACCGCAAAATGGGAGTGATGGTGCGATCATTGCGACGCAATTGAGGGATGATTTCAATGGCATCGACATCTTTGGCCTAACTGAGGTGCACAGTGAATCTGCCATGCAAGTCTACGCAACTATGGCAGCGGCGGACGAAGATATCAGTTACCAATATATTTTCACTCGATCAGGGGGGTGGCTGCGTATGGGTATGATTTTCAATGCAGATCGCTTTGATGTCATCAACAGTCAGGAGCTCGATTTCGGTCTGAGCTCTGTCAGAACTAGATTTCCACTCGCGGTCACATTTAAAGACAAGACCAGAGATGTTACCTTTGTAGCTGTGCTGGTGCATTTGGCGCGGGGTAACTCTGATGTCCGTGAATTGCAGGCTCGACGTCTGGCGGAATGGGCGGCTGAAAATTCAGAACCCGTCATAGCCTTTGGTGACTTCAACTTCGACTACAATGTGACCAACGACTCTCACAATGGCGGTTATAGCGCCTTATTGGATAGCGGATATTTCAGCTGGCTCGAACCCGCCAACCGAGCCGATACCTCGTGGTCAGGCGACATTATCGATCAATATCCAGACTCCATTTTGGATTTTGTGTTTGCAGGTGGCGAAGCAAAAAACTGGTTGTATGAGTCGTTTGTGTACGTACGTGATGGAGATTTTCCGGATAACAGCGATACAGCAGATCATCGTCCGGTCGTCGCAGTGGTGGAACCAGCCGTTGGCAATGCATTGGAGCCTGACTTTAGTTATTTATTGCCGAAGCTTAATCTGGATGAAGTGATGGTATCAGAACTTAGTGCAGGGGCGCCGAGTGTCACGCGTGTCGAAACAACACGGCCCGAAGCGCTAAAGAGCGCTCAGGCAACACTGCAAGGGAGCAAGCTCGAAGACTTCAATCTCAATGGTGGAAGTGGCAGCGGAGGGGGTGGGCCAACAGGCGAACAGTTAGCGCGTCTCCGGTCAGCTGCAGCGAACTATCAGAGTGTTTTGGGTGAATTAGGTTACCTTACACCAGATGCGAACCCAGGTGATTATCCACCTAGTTTATTACCGTATATTAGGTCAGAGCAGAGAGAAAAATTTATCCAAGATCTTGGTTTGCATGGCTATATTACGCCAGACGCGGACCCAAACGACTTTCCTTCAAGTTTGTTACCCTACATTCGCGGTTTGCAAAACCGTCCGCTTCTCGATGGTGATAATGGGCGCTGA
- a CDS encoding DUF4157 domain-containing protein has product MRKTIVFFIASISIFLSQNTMAGFRIPIVSDVVDKAVDVAKDVAKVTVPTQAAIDVVRGKKTPDEAITGIMNDAQTAATGTGEVVQMVNQVTRDVTNIPDQTFEKLAESIGGDVGKVIYQIGTGPNRLVREFGFTSVDAGAAILQGRDPAIIIAMPLAAAIRDARNKHIDAALPLPDDIKKVLTPIIPRHVLDRARYTVGSVKMSLPGIIDKFGDQDAVTLDDVIVFFQEPELQNASQIELLAHELYHVYQYSEWGVDLFAYRYLINHGKVEAEAEQAGGYAKNYWQKINSNNAMVQPAMSFAGVKNSLSAPVNINTPFGPLAINRPVAQNNMAATVGGGSFTDRCVVQGEYVVVTSSNQVMSISQNGMLVGRRFPPSVPGCVFEMQGLTGQRFCVGNQSAGFVYTPGYNGPVGQCQPCLNESCFY; this is encoded by the coding sequence ATGCGTAAAACAATAGTTTTCTTTATTGCATCAATTTCTATATTTTTGTCCCAAAACACAATGGCAGGTTTCCGTATTCCTATTGTGTCTGATGTCGTTGACAAAGCAGTCGATGTTGCAAAGGACGTAGCGAAGGTTACGGTTCCGACTCAAGCCGCCATTGATGTCGTTAGAGGAAAGAAAACACCGGACGAGGCCATTACGGGCATTATGAATGATGCACAAACAGCTGCAACCGGAACGGGTGAAGTTGTTCAGATGGTCAATCAGGTGACACGAGACGTAACAAATATTCCGGATCAAACTTTTGAAAAGTTGGCCGAAAGTATTGGTGGTGACGTTGGAAAGGTAATTTATCAAATAGGGACAGGCCCAAATAGACTGGTCAGAGAGTTCGGATTTACTTCCGTGGATGCTGGCGCAGCAATATTGCAGGGTCGAGACCCTGCTATCATAATCGCGATGCCATTGGCTGCCGCCATACGAGATGCACGCAATAAACATATCGATGCAGCTCTACCGCTTCCTGATGATATTAAAAAAGTTCTCACACCAATAATTCCTCGTCATGTGCTTGATCGTGCAAGATATACGGTCGGCTCCGTAAAAATGTCTTTGCCTGGAATTATTGATAAATTTGGAGATCAAGATGCGGTTACGTTAGATGATGTAATAGTCTTCTTTCAGGAGCCGGAATTACAAAACGCTTCCCAGATTGAATTGTTAGCTCACGAACTCTATCATGTTTATCAGTATTCGGAATGGGGAGTAGATTTATTCGCATATCGATATCTCATAAACCATGGTAAGGTTGAGGCTGAGGCCGAGCAGGCAGGTGGCTATGCTAAAAACTATTGGCAGAAAATCAATTCGAATAACGCGATGGTGCAGCCCGCGATGTCGTTTGCAGGGGTAAAAAATAGCCTCTCCGCACCAGTGAACATTAACACTCCGTTTGGTCCTCTCGCGATCAATCGCCCTGTCGCCCAGAACAACATGGCAGCTACGGTAGGCGGTGGATCTTTCACAGATCGATGTGTCGTGCAAGGCGAATACGTCGTGGTAACATCATCAAACCAAGTGATGTCCATTTCGCAAAATGGAATGCTCGTTGGGAGACGATTTCCGCCTTCTGTGCCCGGTTGCGTTTTTGAAATGCAAGGTTTAACAGGACAGCGCTTTTGCGTAGGCAATCAAAGTGCAGGTTTTGTTTATACTCCAGGATACAATGGTCCCGTAGGCCAATGTCAACCTTGCTTGAACGAAAGTTGTTTTTACTGA
- a CDS encoding endonuclease/exonuclease/phosphatase family protein — MKVTSSLMIILAMTIGGTHSSFAKDTIDIVAFNAENLFDTIDDIDNPRDDTYLPLSVKAIMQPSHDQKCDQYNGSGSFYAKQCKTLDWSLATYNQKLKRYGDVLKAMPATPDIIVISETENKQVLLDLTQQELSSENYNIVQLDSSDEPDSRGIDVGILSKFPVVGDPVAHTIDFGNDERTCGKTRDIVQASFELPDGEPLHVFGVHFPSGRSPFICRIKAFQNLNEIVKTLPANSLAIAAGDFNINCVEAPSDAFTRLLVRNGWYASPLISSGCRAPGSSKFIERSIDNWNTWSFLDMIIVSSELSPTRPSAKNWFADLGSFSTLVVQSEQIMVDEDDKGYIEPRRFDPVSGRGVSDHFPVGIRLVNRR; from the coding sequence ATGAAAGTTACAAGCTCTTTAATGATCATTTTAGCAATGACCATTGGTGGGACGCATTCGAGTTTCGCGAAAGACACCATTGATATTGTCGCATTTAATGCAGAGAATTTGTTCGACACAATCGACGACATCGACAATCCGCGTGATGACACTTATTTGCCATTGAGCGTAAAGGCCATCATGCAACCCTCGCATGATCAAAAGTGCGATCAATACAACGGCAGCGGTTCATTCTACGCAAAGCAGTGCAAAACACTTGATTGGAGCCTTGCGACCTATAACCAAAAACTAAAAAGATATGGCGATGTACTGAAGGCCATGCCCGCGACCCCAGACATAATCGTCATCTCCGAAACAGAGAACAAACAGGTTTTGCTGGATTTGACCCAACAGGAGTTGTCCAGCGAAAACTACAACATCGTACAACTCGATAGCAGCGATGAGCCAGATAGCAGAGGAATTGATGTTGGCATCCTCAGCAAGTTTCCAGTCGTGGGAGATCCAGTTGCTCACACAATTGACTTTGGTAATGATGAAAGGACCTGTGGGAAAACACGTGACATTGTGCAAGCAAGCTTTGAACTTCCAGACGGTGAACCTCTTCATGTTTTCGGGGTTCACTTTCCATCAGGCAGAAGTCCATTCATATGCCGAATCAAAGCGTTTCAAAATCTGAATGAAATCGTCAAGACTCTACCGGCAAACTCATTGGCAATCGCAGCAGGTGACTTCAACATAAACTGCGTTGAAGCGCCCAGTGACGCCTTTACACGCTTGCTCGTGCGCAACGGCTGGTATGCTTCACCGCTGATCAGCAGCGGCTGCAGAGCGCCTGGATCAAGCAAGTTTATCGAACGCTCAATTGACAATTGGAATACATGGTCTTTTCTGGACATGATCATTGTATCTTCAGAGCTCAGTCCAACCAGACCGTCCGCGAAAAACTGGTTCGCGGATTTGGGTAGCTTCAGCACCCTAGTGGTTCAAAGCGAACAGATAATGGTTGATGAGGACGACAAGGGATACATTGAACCCAGACGCTTCGATCCCGTTTCTGGGAGGGGTGTCAGTGATCATTTTCCAGTCGGAATTCGTTTGGTCAATAGGCGTTAG
- a CDS encoding HlyD family type I secretion periplasmic adaptor subunit, whose translation MTVWKSFNQNLKKSDEHEFLPAALEVLETPPSRSGRYMAFILGGFFVFAVFWATLGTIDIVVIAQGQTVPTGKVKTLQTLETGVVRAVHIEDGQYVEKGDLVIEMDPTETVANLDALQAQWIQASVEAELGGALLREVTGELKLPDSTPSLIRANTQVLLAGMMNSHSAGLKSIEAEIERQKSAITSAHIQKSMLEQKLPLLQERLAAQENLLAKGITQKPLVLELRESLIEALHQQQFVEESVHEAEAAIASLSAKRAEAVSTYRSTAAQNRHSALNKLSSIEQELKKAAQRQKYRELRSPVTGFVDKLSISTIGAVVEAGTQVLTVVPADTPLEIEALILNKDIGFIEVGQIAEIKLEAFPFTRYGVLDGRISSISNDVAIDERLGPVYRAKVQLDAQFIRIEGKQLSLSPGMNASTEVKTGKRRIIEFFLSPLLRYRDEAIRER comes from the coding sequence GTGACGGTGTGGAAAAGCTTCAATCAGAACTTGAAAAAATCTGATGAGCATGAGTTTCTACCAGCAGCTTTGGAGGTGCTGGAAACACCACCCTCCCGATCAGGGAGATACATGGCGTTTATCCTTGGTGGCTTCTTTGTATTTGCAGTGTTTTGGGCGACTTTAGGAACAATTGATATTGTGGTCATCGCGCAGGGACAAACTGTCCCCACTGGCAAAGTAAAAACGCTCCAAACGCTTGAAACTGGCGTGGTGCGCGCGGTTCACATCGAAGATGGTCAATATGTGGAAAAGGGCGATCTTGTTATTGAGATGGACCCTACAGAAACTGTCGCTAATTTGGATGCCCTTCAGGCCCAGTGGATACAGGCAAGTGTCGAAGCGGAACTGGGTGGAGCGCTTCTAAGAGAGGTTACTGGTGAGCTAAAACTCCCGGACAGTACGCCAAGCCTCATAAGAGCCAATACGCAGGTACTTTTGGCTGGCATGATGAATAGTCACTCTGCCGGGCTGAAATCAATTGAGGCCGAGATCGAGCGGCAAAAAAGTGCAATAACTTCGGCGCACATTCAAAAATCGATGCTTGAACAGAAATTGCCCTTGCTGCAGGAACGGTTGGCAGCGCAGGAAAACCTTCTCGCAAAAGGCATCACACAAAAACCACTCGTTCTGGAGCTGCGTGAGAGCCTTATTGAGGCATTGCATCAGCAACAGTTCGTTGAGGAAAGCGTGCACGAAGCTGAAGCTGCAATTGCCAGTCTGAGTGCCAAGCGTGCCGAAGCAGTTTCGACATATCGTTCAACCGCTGCGCAAAACCGGCATTCTGCATTGAACAAATTATCTTCTATCGAACAGGAATTAAAAAAAGCCGCTCAACGGCAGAAATATCGTGAACTACGTTCGCCCGTTACTGGGTTTGTAGACAAACTTTCCATTTCAACAATTGGAGCCGTTGTCGAGGCTGGCACCCAAGTTCTTACCGTCGTGCCAGCAGACACACCGCTTGAAATAGAAGCGCTCATTCTTAACAAGGATATTGGTTTTATTGAAGTTGGACAAATTGCTGAAATCAAACTCGAGGCCTTCCCATTCACACGATACGGTGTCCTTGATGGCAGGATAAGTTCAATTTCAAACGATGTGGCCATTGATGAAAGACTAGGGCCTGTTTATCGCGCGAAAGTTCAACTGGACGCACAATTCATTCGTATTGAGGGCAAGCAATTGTCGCTGAGCCCGGGCATGAACGCATCTACAGAGGTCAAAACCGGCAAAAGGCGCATTATAGAGTTCTTCCTGTCGCCGCTTCTGCGATACAGGGATGAAGCTATTCGGGAGAGATAG
- a CDS encoding type I secretion system permease/ATPase, whose product MLDRVASSGEENQPSSDNAPLGGSGAQSLAMLLAFHEIRASPDQIQHDFSDETGQLSVINMVRAARQNGLKAKSVFSGVKKLHSSPLPALASTHEGDWFVLAKVANDKALIQSPGQPPETLSIEDLNKVWNGTLVLAARRAGQMVADLQFGMRWFVPVLYKYRKLFTEVLVASFFIQCFALITPLFFQVVVDKVLVHRGITTLDVLIIGLGAIAVFDTLLGFLRTYIFSHTTSRVDVQLGAQLYRHLLGLPISYFESRPTGQTVARVHELQTVRDFITSSSLTVVIDLLFTFVFFAVMWVFSPQLTLIVLASVPIYVLLSVAITPELRRRVEEKFYRGAANQSFLVESISGAETLKSMAVEPQMHNRWDENLAAYVKASFRTITLGAFGSQFVQLINKLVMGLILWLGAKAVMAGELTVGQLVAFNMLAGQVNQPILRLAQLWQDFQQFRISIQRLGDILNTKTELTNSAPENLPPLKGGIEFKNVTFRYRPDEAEILKNLSLKIEPGQTIGLVGRSGSGKSTITKLIQRLHMPESGRVLLDGIEIGMLNPSWLRRQIGMVLQENILFNRTVRDNIALANPAMPMKAVIQAAEFAGAHEFILQLPKGYDTQLEERGSNLSGGQRQRIAIARALVTNPQILILDEATAALDYESERIFQRNLQHISKGRTVLIIAHRLSTVRNADRILVMDQGQLVEDGTHSVLMAQNGLYAELHRIAEAD is encoded by the coding sequence ATGCTTGATCGGGTGGCTTCTTCGGGGGAAGAAAACCAACCAAGTTCGGACAACGCTCCACTTGGTGGCAGCGGTGCGCAAAGTCTTGCTATGTTGTTGGCTTTTCATGAAATTCGAGCATCTCCTGATCAGATTCAACATGATTTCTCTGATGAAACGGGTCAGCTGAGCGTCATCAATATGGTCCGCGCAGCACGACAGAACGGGCTTAAGGCAAAGTCCGTTTTCAGCGGTGTTAAGAAGCTTCATTCATCTCCACTTCCAGCACTGGCTTCAACCCATGAGGGTGACTGGTTTGTGCTCGCAAAGGTTGCTAACGACAAAGCTTTGATCCAAAGCCCCGGTCAGCCGCCAGAAACCCTGTCGATTGAAGATCTCAATAAGGTTTGGAACGGAACCCTTGTATTGGCCGCCCGGCGGGCCGGGCAAATGGTTGCAGACCTGCAATTTGGAATGCGTTGGTTTGTTCCGGTTCTTTACAAATATCGCAAGCTCTTTACCGAAGTGTTGGTCGCGTCGTTCTTCATTCAGTGCTTTGCGCTGATAACGCCTCTTTTCTTCCAGGTTGTCGTTGACAAGGTTCTGGTCCACAGGGGCATCACAACGCTGGATGTTCTCATTATCGGCCTGGGTGCCATTGCCGTATTCGACACGCTTCTTGGCTTCCTGCGCACCTACATATTTTCCCACACAACCAGTCGTGTAGATGTACAGCTTGGCGCTCAGCTCTATCGGCACCTCTTGGGACTGCCAATCAGCTATTTTGAAAGCCGGCCTACCGGGCAAACCGTTGCGCGTGTTCATGAACTGCAGACAGTCAGGGACTTTATTACATCATCATCCCTGACGGTGGTCATAGATCTGTTGTTCACGTTCGTGTTCTTCGCAGTCATGTGGGTGTTTTCACCGCAACTGACGCTCATCGTGCTGGCATCGGTTCCCATCTACGTTCTGCTTTCTGTTGCCATTACGCCCGAGCTACGCCGACGGGTTGAGGAAAAATTCTATCGAGGGGCTGCCAACCAGTCATTTTTGGTGGAGAGTATTTCTGGCGCGGAAACGCTCAAATCAATGGCAGTTGAACCCCAGATGCATAATCGCTGGGATGAAAATCTGGCGGCCTATGTGAAAGCATCTTTTCGCACGATCACCCTTGGCGCTTTTGGCTCGCAATTCGTTCAGCTGATCAACAAGCTTGTGATGGGTTTAATCCTCTGGCTTGGCGCGAAAGCTGTGATGGCAGGAGAGCTGACAGTTGGCCAATTGGTGGCATTTAACATGTTGGCTGGTCAGGTGAACCAACCCATTTTGAGGTTGGCCCAGCTTTGGCAAGATTTTCAGCAGTTCAGAATATCAATTCAGCGCCTTGGAGATATTCTCAACACGAAGACAGAGTTGACCAACTCTGCACCTGAAAACCTTCCGCCGCTGAAAGGTGGAATTGAGTTCAAAAATGTCACTTTCAGATACCGACCCGATGAAGCGGAAATACTCAAAAACCTGTCTCTGAAAATAGAACCTGGCCAGACAATTGGACTTGTCGGGCGCTCCGGATCTGGCAAGTCGACCATCACCAAATTGATACAACGGCTTCATATGCCCGAGAGCGGTCGTGTTTTGCTGGACGGCATAGAAATAGGGATGTTGAATCCCTCCTGGCTGCGGCGGCAGATCGGGATGGTTCTTCAGGAGAACATTCTTTTCAACAGAACCGTCAGAGACAACATCGCCCTTGCCAATCCGGCAATGCCGATGAAAGCTGTCATTCAGGCAGCTGAATTCGCTGGCGCGCACGAATTCATCCTGCAACTGCCAAAGGGGTATGACACTCAGCTCGAAGAACGGGGTTCAAATCTGTCGGGTGGGCAGCGTCAACGCATAGCAATTGCCAGGGCACTGGTCACCAATCCGCAAATTCTCATACTGGATGAGGCAACAGCAGCGCTCGACTATGAGTCAGAACGTATTTTCCAGCGCAATTTACAGCATATTTCAAAAGGGCGGACGGTGCTGATCATCGCCCATAGATTGTCCACGGTGCGCAATGCGGACCGCATTCTGGTCATGGATCAGGGGCAATTGGTTGAAGACGGCACCCACAGCGTATTGATGGCACAAAACGGTCTTTATGCCGAGTTACATCGCATAGCGGAGGCGGATTGA
- a CDS encoding SH3 domain-containing protein produces MYVDASRLNVRNGPSKTDKVIWTVKQDEAVSVTKTAGEWSFIRGARYEGWVYSGYLTPNRSPMVTVTLEPKNQQPIRRTQQLSEAAIAQILIDRSKAYYSGNCPCPYNTDRAGRRCGGRSAYSRPGGASPLCYPRDVSLQMIADYRARQ; encoded by the coding sequence ATGTATGTGGACGCGTCGAGACTTAATGTCCGAAATGGACCCAGCAAAACCGACAAGGTCATTTGGACAGTCAAACAAGATGAAGCCGTCTCGGTTACAAAGACGGCAGGTGAATGGTCGTTTATCCGGGGCGCGAGATATGAAGGCTGGGTCTACAGTGGATATCTGACACCCAACCGATCTCCAATGGTCACGGTGACACTGGAACCCAAAAACCAACAACCAATCCGCCGAACCCAGCAATTGTCGGAGGCGGCAATAGCACAAATTTTGATCGACAGATCGAAAGCCTATTACTCTGGAAACTGCCCTTGCCCCTACAATACCGACAGGGCTGGACGGCGCTGTGGTGGTCGTAGCGCGTACTCACGCCCGGGCGGGGCTTCACCGCTCTGTTATCCGCGTGATGTATCATTGCAAATGATCGCTGACTATCGGGCGAGACAGTGA